The genomic window GGACTCGCGTTTCAAGTTCGTCGTCCTGACGTATGAGAAAGGTGGAAGCACATCTGATTTTCCTGCGGCGTTTATGCGTCTCGATGCTTCGGAACTTGAGCGTTTTCCGCAGGAAGGCGCGATTTCGATCTCGGTTGAGCTTATCTCCCGCCTTTCGCCAGATACGCTCTCAATAATGGAACTCAATAGTGTGATGGAAGTCGGCCTCGCCAAGAAGCTCATCCGGTTCCCCATATTGGGGGATAAGTCTGAAAGAGAATGGAATTTCGCGATCAAACGCGAGTTCCACATTCGCGATGACGCACAGCTATTTGTAACGTCAAAACGACCCGGGGCTCTTCCGCTGTTGAGTGGAAAAATGTTTCATCAATTCCAGTTGACGGACGAAGAGCCTACATATTGGATCCCAGAAGCAGAGGGGCGGAATGCGCTTCTGGGTAATGCCACGGATACGGGCGCACGTCTTGACTACCAGCGATACCGCTTTGTGTACCGGCGGATTGCGAGTAACACCAACGAGCGCACGCTGATTTCGACAATTATCCCACCCGGCTTCTTCGGGGAAGTGAATACTCCGACGCTCGACTTGTCGGTAAGCCGAATTGACCCCCTTGAAATGTTGTTTCTTTGCGCAGCACTGAACAGTTTCACGGTTGACTGGTTCATTCGCAGGAAGGTTACAACGACACTCAATCAGTTCTATGTGTATCAAGTTCCTGTGCCTCGGTTGGCGAAGACAGATGAGGCTCTATCGCCAATAGCAAATCGTACGGCACGTTTAATCTGCGTGTCTCGAGAGTTCGACGAGTTGGCTAAGTGCGTAGGACTGAAGAGCCACAAAGAAGGAGCGATCGATCCGGTGGAACGCGGAAAACTCCGATCAGAACTCGATGGCCTAATTGCCCATCTCTACGGCCTGACGGAAGACGAGTTTGCATACATCCTCACCACGTTCCCCCTCGTGGCCGACCCGGTAAAGGATGCAGCGCGCAATGCGTATCGGGACGTCGAAAGAGGACTGATCAAATGAGCAAACAACTCTTGCGAAGCATCCGTGTACGAAACTTCAAGGCGATCCGAGAAACAGGTGCGCTGAAGCTCTCCCCGTTAACCGTCTTCATAGGCAACAACGGCTCGGGGAAAAGTAGTTTTTTGGAGGCCTTGGAAACATTCCAGGCCGTCGCGCAGAATGGCGTAGACGAAGCCATGAGACCGTGGCACGGGTTTGAGCATATTTGGAGCCGGGCGGTTGCCCATGAAGACAAAGAGGAAACAAGGGACAAGCGCGCCCATCAGACAAATCCGATGTCATTCAGTATGTCCGGTTGGATGCCTTTAAAGACCATTGGAGGGGCATTCAGTGCCGAGACGGCGCTCACAATGGGCCAAGGCGGAAATCAGATATTTATCCAGCACGAAGAGGTGAAATTCCGCAAGGGTCTTCACATGACCCGAAATGATCGAGGCATAATTGATTATCCCAACGGGCCGGATCGTATCCGGCGCAAAACGAAACTCGACGACGGCGAATCTATTCTTCAAGACCTCGGTATAGGAGGTTTGGGCCGCTGGCAGTTCCTCGGCCTTGTCCCTCAGAACATGGGCGAACCGTCGCCGCAAAAACGCGCTGGTGGTGAGGTCAGGTTGGCGAAAGATGGACGCAACATTGCTCAATATCTGCGTTGGATACGCGATCAAGATTCGGACGCCTATTACGGAATAGCGGAATCGCTCAGGTCTGTTCTTTCCTACGCGCGGGATATTCAGCCGGCATTGACTTCCGAGCTTGAGCGCACAGTCTATCTTCAGATGACCGAAAAGGACTTCA from Candidatus Hydrogenedentota bacterium includes these protein-coding regions:
- a CDS encoding AAA family ATPase; the protein is MSKQLLRSIRVRNFKAIRETGALKLSPLTVFIGNNGSGKSSFLEALETFQAVAQNGVDEAMRPWHGFEHIWSRAVAHEDKEETRDKRAHQTNPMSFSMSGWMPLKTIGGAFSAETALTMGQGGNQIFIQHEEVKFRKGLHMTRNDRGIIDYPNGPDRIRRKTKLDDGESILQDLGIGGLGRWQFLGLVPQNMGEPSPQKRAGGEVRLAKDGRNIAQYLRWIRDQDSDAYYGIAESLRSVLSYARDIQPALTSELERTVYLQMTEKDFKVPGWLFSTGTLRILALLALLRSPSPPPLIAVEEIENGLDPRTTHLILDEIRTAIHDGRSQVLMTSHSPYLLDLLPLQTLVLCERDEEGAPRFWRPSDSTETKSWAKSFAPGHLYTTGRLSRRTRS